One Paenibacillus riograndensis SBR5 DNA segment encodes these proteins:
- a CDS encoding type I polyketide synthase — translation MEKKDEIYSYILQEVGSGHLDKSIAAHLIQYLRQDQGKEADTDIAVIGVASRFSNTGSTSEVEQLLTLGVDSIQELPAGRKEQADLFLPLFQVEKDHAQYDKAGYLSEIDPFDFAFFNISPREASLMDPNQRLFLQLAWEAIEEAGYGGTQLTGSKTGVFIGYSSDFGEEYKKGIQMLVPEAMGVAIPGNIKSVIASRISHYLDLKGPAVVFDTACSSSLVAIHFACRQLIEGSCDLALAGGIKLQLFPLKSHVHLKIGIESSDEKTKTFDDSSNGTGKGEGAGAVLLKPLKKALQDRDHIHAVIKGSAINQDGNSIGITAPDPQAQEEVLCQAWEEAGINPENLSYIEAHGTGTRLGDPIEIEGIDRAFSRYTQKKQFCAIGSMKTNIGHLDHAAGIAGLVKVIYSLKSKKLFPSLHFMKPNQTINFSTSAVYVNDRLQEWTTPGVPRLAGISSFGLSGTNCHMVLEEAPPPPQKQQHGETMYLLPLSAKEENVLRELAAAYIRLLEGSSQIDLEDLCYTASTGRRHYNHRLAIVFTGYQDLLNQLERLTEKQALTPTLQSAQQLKGMEHSEKENSYRAIAELYVSGGTIDWEDMYKGKACNRLSLPVYPFQKTRCWLKPEAQAEPKRSASGGNVHPLLAHVAGETPEQVTYAVRMSAKEDWMLNEHKVGSEYVLPGTAYVELLLEIGRQQGGRSVIKDLAFLQPFSVQEGETRELQITLKKGNGDNGFIITSKDYADGTWRRHAEGKLCLPSQARKPYDLPALLEAFHTYPKITGVETSGDYITTGARWNNIKELKAGAEECLVAVGLGDAFREEAAHYHYHPAMLDNAVNIAIRSIDDQLYLPFYYQEIRVYGRIPADIYSVVRRQDRGQGNQTATFDIDILNPAGEVLAEIEGYTIKQVQAQRPAGMYYEKDWMVQEGPPSPDVDRETSRETVAVFTGEGELADRLLEQIRAQYGQVMEISGRELQSREDYQPLWDQLKAGNVETIIHLLSLTGREIATEAELHEAGERGFYSLYSLLDSLFVQPSSGDLKLVLVCDEANQVTGEEAVLRPHHGCLLGLGKVAREEFPRVHIRLVDVDGRTPPERIVNEFSRREAPYQVAYRNGQRYVERLREASLAPDEAHPGIQEGGVYVITGGTGGLGLEIGKQMSRMNRVKLHLIGRRELPARENWSEIVAAGAEAQHIRQITAVQEMERNGAEVQIHAADVAEEGQMRSLLERIRTRSGAIRGVVHAAGVAGEGLLVRKSAGQIREVLSAKVTGTWVLDQLTKEDELDFFMMFSSMNTVTGGIGQSDYVAANSYLDLYADWMRKQGRKGITVNWPLWQEVGMAQAYEVDNRRSVFESLTPRQGAAIYAELLQCGRSRMIVGQLKRQLNRDTIGQGLMNDYVLSDTLASAFRTRMEHRQEETERQVSDPFPVRILDKDEADLSATEREVAMIWGQVLGVDEIGLSAKFNNMGGNSILAVDLFRRLETKYGKIVNISDVFTYATIAEMADYLDTRQQQQNGTYTAEPSTLALLQRLANREISMNEALETYKTKSGGVS, via the coding sequence GTGGAAAAAAAGGACGAGATCTATTCCTATATCTTACAAGAGGTCGGGTCCGGGCATCTGGATAAAAGCATTGCCGCGCACCTGATTCAATACCTCCGGCAGGATCAGGGAAAAGAGGCCGATACAGACATTGCGGTCATCGGGGTTGCTTCCCGCTTCAGCAATACCGGCAGCACATCAGAAGTAGAACAGCTTCTTACCCTGGGTGTGGATTCCATTCAGGAACTCCCTGCCGGCAGGAAGGAACAGGCCGACCTGTTTCTTCCCCTGTTTCAGGTAGAGAAGGATCACGCACAGTATGACAAGGCCGGATATCTTTCCGAGATCGATCCCTTTGATTTTGCATTTTTTAATATTTCCCCCAGAGAAGCAAGCCTCATGGACCCGAATCAGCGCTTGTTTTTACAGCTGGCCTGGGAAGCCATTGAGGAAGCCGGGTATGGGGGAACCCAATTAACAGGCAGCAAAACAGGCGTCTTTATCGGCTACAGCTCGGATTTTGGCGAGGAGTATAAGAAAGGCATTCAGATGCTCGTACCGGAAGCCATGGGCGTAGCCATTCCCGGGAATATCAAATCAGTTATTGCCAGCCGGATTTCCCACTACCTGGATTTGAAGGGACCTGCGGTTGTATTTGATACAGCTTGCTCGTCGTCGCTTGTCGCCATTCACTTTGCGTGTAGACAGCTCATTGAAGGCTCCTGCGATCTGGCATTGGCGGGAGGGATCAAGCTGCAGCTGTTCCCGTTAAAGAGCCATGTCCATTTGAAAATCGGCATTGAGTCATCCGATGAGAAAACCAAAACCTTCGATGACAGCTCCAATGGAACCGGAAAGGGCGAAGGGGCCGGAGCCGTTCTGTTGAAGCCTTTGAAAAAAGCTTTGCAGGACAGGGATCATATCCATGCCGTTATCAAAGGCAGCGCGATCAATCAGGACGGCAATTCCATTGGCATCACGGCTCCCGATCCGCAAGCGCAGGAAGAAGTGCTCTGCCAGGCGTGGGAAGAGGCCGGGATCAATCCGGAGAACCTCTCCTATATCGAAGCGCACGGCACGGGGACCAGACTTGGTGATCCCATCGAAATCGAAGGAATCGACCGGGCCTTTTCCCGTTATACGCAGAAAAAGCAGTTTTGCGCCATCGGATCGATGAAAACGAATATTGGCCATCTCGATCATGCCGCGGGGATTGCCGGGCTTGTCAAGGTGATCTATTCCCTTAAGAGCAAAAAGCTTTTTCCTTCGCTTCATTTTATGAAACCGAATCAGACGATCAATTTCAGCACCTCTGCCGTGTATGTAAATGACCGGCTTCAGGAATGGACAACCCCGGGAGTGCCGCGGCTTGCGGGTATCAGCTCGTTTGGACTAAGCGGAACCAACTGTCATATGGTATTGGAGGAAGCGCCGCCGCCCCCGCAGAAGCAGCAGCACGGGGAGACGATGTACTTGCTCCCGCTGTCCGCCAAGGAAGAAAATGTGCTGCGGGAACTGGCTGCAGCGTATATCCGGTTGTTAGAGGGAAGCAGCCAGATCGATCTGGAAGATCTCTGTTATACCGCCAGTACGGGGCGCAGGCATTACAACCACCGGTTGGCAATTGTCTTCACGGGGTATCAAGATCTGCTTAACCAACTGGAGCGGTTGACAGAGAAGCAGGCACTGACACCGACGCTTCAGTCAGCTCAGCAGTTGAAGGGAATGGAGCACTCAGAGAAAGAGAACTCCTATCGTGCTATAGCGGAACTGTATGTCTCCGGGGGAACAATCGATTGGGAGGATATGTACAAGGGTAAGGCCTGTAATCGTTTGAGCCTGCCGGTCTATCCTTTTCAGAAAACGCGCTGCTGGCTCAAACCGGAAGCACAGGCTGAACCCAAACGCTCCGCTTCGGGCGGGAATGTCCATCCTTTGCTTGCACATGTTGCCGGGGAAACACCGGAGCAAGTCACTTATGCAGTCCGCATGTCGGCCAAGGAAGATTGGATGCTGAATGAGCATAAGGTGGGGAGCGAGTATGTGCTGCCCGGTACGGCGTACGTCGAGCTGCTGCTGGAGATCGGGAGGCAGCAGGGCGGGCGGTCCGTCATCAAAGATCTTGCCTTTTTGCAGCCGTTCTCTGTGCAGGAAGGGGAGACTCGCGAGCTGCAGATCACCTTGAAAAAAGGGAACGGCGATAACGGGTTTATTATCACCAGCAAGGATTACGCGGATGGCACCTGGCGCAGACACGCGGAGGGGAAATTATGCCTTCCTTCGCAGGCTCGCAAGCCGTACGACCTCCCTGCTCTACTGGAAGCCTTCCACACGTATCCGAAGATAACGGGCGTCGAAACCAGCGGAGACTATATTACCACCGGAGCAAGATGGAACAATATCAAGGAGCTGAAGGCGGGGGCAGAGGAATGCCTGGTGGCCGTCGGGCTTGGCGATGCCTTTCGGGAAGAGGCTGCCCATTACCATTACCATCCGGCGATGCTTGACAATGCAGTTAATATTGCCATCCGCAGCATTGACGACCAGCTGTATCTGCCTTTTTATTATCAGGAAATCCGGGTCTATGGCCGGATTCCCGCCGACATCTACAGCGTGGTGAGAAGGCAGGACCGGGGACAGGGCAATCAGACGGCAACCTTTGATATTGACATCCTGAATCCGGCGGGGGAGGTGCTTGCCGAGATTGAAGGCTATACGATCAAGCAAGTGCAGGCCCAAAGACCGGCAGGGATGTATTACGAAAAGGACTGGATGGTGCAAGAGGGTCCCCCTTCACCCGATGTGGACAGAGAGACCTCCCGGGAGACGGTCGCGGTCTTCACAGGAGAGGGAGAGTTGGCGGACCGGCTCCTGGAGCAGATTCGTGCACAGTATGGACAGGTGATGGAGATTTCCGGCAGGGAACTTCAAAGCCGGGAAGATTATCAGCCATTGTGGGACCAGCTGAAAGCCGGGAATGTGGAAACCATTATTCATCTGCTGAGCCTCACCGGACGGGAGATTGCAACGGAGGCGGAGCTGCATGAGGCTGGAGAGCGGGGATTTTACAGTCTGTATTCCCTGCTGGACAGCCTGTTTGTGCAGCCTTCTTCCGGGGACCTGAAGCTTGTTCTTGTCTGCGACGAGGCGAATCAGGTCACGGGAGAGGAAGCGGTCCTGCGTCCGCATCACGGATGCCTGCTTGGACTGGGCAAAGTGGCGCGGGAAGAATTTCCCCGGGTGCACATCCGCCTGGTGGATGTCGACGGACGCACCCCGCCGGAGAGGATTGTGAACGAATTCAGCCGCCGGGAAGCTCCTTACCAGGTGGCGTACCGGAACGGGCAGCGTTATGTGGAGCGGCTGCGGGAGGCATCGCTTGCGCCGGATGAAGCGCATCCCGGCATCCAAGAAGGCGGGGTGTATGTCATCACCGGCGGGACCGGGGGCTTAGGGCTGGAAATCGGGAAGCAGATGAGCCGGATGAACCGGGTCAAGCTTCACCTCATTGGCCGCCGGGAGCTGCCTGCGCGGGAGAACTGGTCAGAGATCGTCGCGGCAGGAGCCGAGGCGCAGCACATCCGGCAAATCACAGCGGTTCAAGAGATGGAACGAAACGGAGCCGAGGTGCAGATTCATGCCGCAGATGTCGCTGAGGAAGGGCAGATGCGAAGCCTGCTGGAGCGGATACGCACCCGATCGGGAGCCATCCGCGGCGTTGTTCACGCTGCGGGGGTGGCTGGAGAAGGGCTGCTGGTCCGGAAGAGCGCCGGGCAAATCCGGGAGGTCCTGTCGGCCAAGGTCACCGGAACGTGGGTGCTGGATCAGCTTACGAAGGAAGATGAGCTGGATTTCTTCATGATGTTCTCCAGTATGAACACGGTGACGGGGGGAATAGGGCAGAGCGACTATGTGGCAGCGAACAGCTACCTGGACCTGTACGCCGACTGGATGAGGAAGCAGGGAAGGAAGGGGATCACGGTCAACTGGCCGCTGTGGCAGGAGGTGGGGATGGCCCAGGCGTATGAGGTCGATAACCGCCGCAGCGTGTTTGAGAGCCTTACGCCCCGGCAGGGTGCGGCCATTTATGCCGAGCTGCTGCAATGTGGCCGGAGCCGGATGATCGTGGGCCAGCTGAAACGCCAGCTTAACCGGGATACTATCGGGCAGGGCCTGATGAATGATTATGTGCTGTCGGATACATTGGCGAGTGCCTTCCGCACCCGTATGGAGCATCGACAGGAGGAAACAGAGCGGCAGGTTTCGGACCCTTTCCCTGTACGCATTCTTGACAAGGATGAAGCGGACCTGTCCGCCACCGAAAGAGAAGTCGCCATGATCTGGGGACAGGTGCTTGGTGTCGATGAAATTGGCTTATCTGCCAAATTCAACAATATGGGCGGCAACTCCATCCTCGCCGTCGATTTATTCAGACGGCTGGAAACCAAATACGGCAAGATCGTAAACATCTCGGATGTGTTCACTTATGCAACCATTGCGGAAATGGCGGATTACCTGGATACAAGGCAGCAGCAGCAGAATGGGACATATACGGCAGAACCCTCGACACTGGCCTTATTGCAGCGGTTGGCGAACCGGGAGATTTCGATGAACGAAGCCCTTGAAACGTACAAAACGAAATCAGGAGGCGTGTCATGA